A genomic stretch from Candidatus Nitrososphaera gargensis Ga9.2 includes:
- a CDS encoding DUF5678 domain-containing protein — protein MGNHSDKWTSITVSRDVYKALEKTKKNGETFNDVVASMVAEKERSKKQESELDWLVRQGPDFLVPYAGKYIAIWKHEIIGVGRHEGEALDAARKKVPDSNPTIMGVPTQEGFIGGFKIAKTANT, from the coding sequence ATGGGCAACCATAGTGACAAGTGGACTTCAATTACAGTAAGCAGGGATGTATACAAGGCCCTCGAAAAGACTAAAAAGAATGGGGAAACATTCAATGATGTAGTTGCAAGCATGGTTGCAGAAAAAGAACGCTCGAAAAAACAGGAAAGTGAATTGGACTGGCTAGTCCGACAAGGGCCAGATTTTCTTGTTCCTTATGCCGGAAAATACATTGCAATTTGGAAGCATGAAATAATTGGAGTGGGTAGACACGAGGGTGAGGCGTTGGATGCGGCTAGGAAAAAAGTGCCTGATTCAAACCCAACGATTATGGGCGTGCCGACACAAGAAGGCTTTATTGGTGGATTTAAAATTGCCAAAACAGCAAATACTTGA
- a CDS encoding winged helix-turn-helix domain-containing protein encodes MATVTVSTPPAAMPAPTQTEIDAVSATSMETTSTPQRAITSQKKVKKVRTGGRLDGVRRNYRSVGGKTFDDTNAVKEHILQLIETKPRTPRELCKLTGYSRMNINRYTSKLAKEGKIEKDGHMWKKKNLTAAQVAQVLVENLSEEEFGQLPILKPWIEKLGDNPSRGERREFSCFRNICLGIYLPGFKCNPENWQYKETTREFAEKYKAATGRKKPPYGVRQSIRTFLGVCLGIPLRENPFLIQIGIDGEKENIGAHGDIKISEEDGELDKAIEYCKSLPEPLNLQMLALLAFNMEAMPRSERGMLIEVEDVSFEDQVIEQAWLKNYAKPVRDPDQLQMLHALALALPDGVVRFERVTRRIAVVKHLETKTGDEWETYIITPALVQAAETWIEQRRNAPGVSWIDSEGNRHEGYRYVFYDGHDINPDETQEGGILEQVNAQYNFRENLRALYRHLGKTDAYMFKQPLYTLRHCGAQLMLERSDYDYDYVAEHGWNDTATLRTWYGHRGKASLKDKLLHR; translated from the coding sequence ATGGCGACCGTCACAGTTTCCACACCGCCGGCCGCCATGCCAGCGCCCACGCAAACAGAGATCGACGCTGTCAGTGCTACGAGCATGGAGACAACATCGACACCGCAGCGCGCCATTACTTCGCAAAAGAAGGTTAAGAAGGTTAGGACAGGCGGGCGCCTTGATGGCGTTAGGAGAAATTACCGCAGCGTCGGCGGCAAGACCTTTGATGACACAAACGCAGTAAAGGAACACATTCTACAGCTCATTGAAACCAAGCCACGCACGCCACGGGAACTATGCAAACTGACAGGCTACAGCCGCATGAACATCAACCGCTACACTAGCAAACTGGCCAAGGAAGGCAAGATCGAAAAAGACGGCCACATGTGGAAAAAGAAGAACCTGACGGCGGCGCAAGTGGCTCAAGTTCTTGTAGAAAATCTGAGCGAAGAAGAATTTGGACAACTACCAATATTGAAGCCGTGGATCGAAAAACTGGGCGACAACCCAAGCCGAGGCGAGCGCCGAGAATTTTCTTGTTTCCGAAATATTTGCCTTGGCATCTATCTTCCGGGTTTCAAGTGCAATCCTGAGAACTGGCAATACAAGGAAACAACCAGAGAATTTGCCGAAAAATACAAGGCAGCGACTGGCAGGAAAAAGCCACCCTATGGAGTACGACAATCAATCAGAACATTCCTTGGCGTTTGCCTTGGCATCCCGCTGCGTGAGAACCCGTTTTTGATACAAATAGGCATCGACGGCGAAAAAGAGAACATTGGCGCCCATGGCGACATCAAAATATCGGAAGAAGACGGCGAACTTGACAAGGCGATCGAGTATTGTAAATCGTTACCGGAGCCGCTTAACTTGCAGATGCTGGCCCTGCTAGCCTTCAACATGGAAGCAATGCCTAGATCAGAACGTGGTATGCTCATAGAAGTGGAAGACGTATCTTTTGAAGATCAGGTAATCGAGCAGGCATGGCTCAAAAACTACGCCAAACCTGTCCGTGATCCCGACCAACTACAAATGCTTCATGCGCTGGCTTTGGCTTTGCCTGATGGCGTTGTAAGATTCGAGCGCGTCACGCGCAGGATCGCAGTTGTAAAGCACCTTGAAACCAAGACGGGCGACGAATGGGAAACCTACATCATTACCCCGGCGCTAGTGCAAGCAGCTGAAACATGGATCGAACAGAGAAGAAATGCGCCCGGCGTAAGCTGGATTGACAGCGAAGGCAACAGGCATGAGGGCTACAGATACGTTTTCTATGACGGCCACGACATCAATCCGGACGAAACACAAGAGGGCGGAATACTAGAACAGGTCAACGCTCAATACAATTTTCGCGAAAACCTCCGGGCACTATATCGCCACCTTGGCAAGACTGACGCATATATGTTCAAGCAACCACTATACACGCTCAGGCATTGCGGCGCCCAGCTGATGCTGGAGCGGAGCGACTATGATTATGATTATGTCGCAGAGCACGGATGGAACGACACTGCTACACTGAGGACATGGTACGGTCACAGAGGTAAGGCGTCGCTAAAGGACAAACTGCTTCATAGGTGA
- a CDS encoding retropepsin-like aspartic protease: protein MDLKLPKQQILEYPWLPYRTRYFDVLYYPVANIAVRYGHSNNWLSGLFVIDSGADITTMNKIVAEMLGISDFESGERIELTAAGGSAIEARIHRVDIAFNGIVVPDVRIAFAKKNELKMSLLGRLDVFDYFDVNLQARTRRTILVH, encoded by the coding sequence GTGGATTTAAAATTGCCAAAACAGCAAATACTTGAATATCCTTGGCTGCCTTACAGAACAAGATATTTTGATGTTTTGTATTATCCTGTTGCCAACATCGCAGTGCGATATGGTCATTCAAACAACTGGTTATCTGGGTTATTCGTGATAGATAGCGGTGCTGACATTACCACTATGAACAAAATTGTTGCTGAAATGCTCGGTATTTCTGACTTTGAATCTGGCGAAAGAATAGAACTGACAGCAGCAGGGGGTAGTGCCATCGAAGCCCGAATACATAGGGTTGATATCGCTTTTAATGGCATAGTTGTCCCTGACGTTAGAATTGCATTCGCAAAGAAAAACGAATTGAAAATGTCGCTGCTTGGAAGGCTCGATGTTTTTGATTATTTTGATGTTAACTTGCAGGCAAGGACCAGAAGGACAATTTTGGTGCATTGA